One window of the Falco biarmicus isolate bFalBia1 chromosome 2, bFalBia1.pri, whole genome shotgun sequence genome contains the following:
- the ECRG4 gene encoding augurin isoform X1 codes for MILKVGRLATPRRPPPPAAMPPPCSRGALPGAAFLLLLLLLPLLGAAPDVPRENKLKLMLQKREAPADTKPEVSVKETAAKEFLSSLRRQRRQLWDRSQPDVQQWYQQFLYLGFDEAKFEDDMSYWTSLGRARNEYYGGYYQHHYDEDSPIGPRNPHTFRHGAAVNYDDY; via the exons ATGATTTTAAAG GTGGGTCGCCTCGCCacgccgcgccgcccgccgccccccgccgccatGCCGCCGCCGTGCTCCCgcggggccctgcccggggccgccttcctcctcctcctcctcctcctcccgctgcTCGGCGCGGCCCCTG ATGTTCCGAGGGAAAATAAGCTTAAACTGATGCTTCAGAAACGAGAAG CCCCTGCTGACACAAAGCCTGAAGTGTCGGTGAAAGAAACAGCGGCCAAGGAGTTCCTAAGCAGCCTGAGACGCCAGAGGCGTCAGCTGTGGGACAGAAGCCAGCCTGACGTACAGCAGTGGTACCAGCAGTTCCTCTACCTGGGATTTGATGAGGCG aaatttGAAGATGACATGTCCTACTGGACGAGCTTAGGGCGTGCTCGTAATGAATACTATGGTGGATACTACCAACACCACTACGATGAAGATTCACCAATTGGCCCGCGAAATCCACACACCTTCAGGCATGGAGCAGCTGTCAACTATGATGATTACTAG
- the ECRG4 gene encoding augurin isoform X2 — protein MPPPCSRGALPGAAFLLLLLLLPLLGAAPDVPRENKLKLMLQKREAPADTKPEVSVKETAAKEFLSSLRRQRRQLWDRSQPDVQQWYQQFLYLGFDEAKFEDDMSYWTSLGRARNEYYGGYYQHHYDEDSPIGPRNPHTFRHGAAVNYDDY, from the exons atGCCGCCGCCGTGCTCCCgcggggccctgcccggggccgccttcctcctcctcctcctcctcctcccgctgcTCGGCGCGGCCCCTG ATGTTCCGAGGGAAAATAAGCTTAAACTGATGCTTCAGAAACGAGAAG CCCCTGCTGACACAAAGCCTGAAGTGTCGGTGAAAGAAACAGCGGCCAAGGAGTTCCTAAGCAGCCTGAGACGCCAGAGGCGTCAGCTGTGGGACAGAAGCCAGCCTGACGTACAGCAGTGGTACCAGCAGTTCCTCTACCTGGGATTTGATGAGGCG aaatttGAAGATGACATGTCCTACTGGACGAGCTTAGGGCGTGCTCGTAATGAATACTATGGTGGATACTACCAACACCACTACGATGAAGATTCACCAATTGGCCCGCGAAATCCACACACCTTCAGGCATGGAGCAGCTGTCAACTATGATGATTACTAG